The Polyangiaceae bacterium genomic sequence CGCCAAGCAGGGCTGTGACGAACTTCCCGACGTCCTCCGCGCGCACGCGGCCGACACTCGGGGGAAACACGCGGTCCAGCGCGGCTTCGAGTTCTCCCGCGGTCTGAAAGCGCTTTTGGGGATCGCGCTCCAGAGCGCGCATGACCACCGACTCGAGCGGCTTCGGGTATTCCTTGTCGTATGCGCGGGGCGGAATGATGGGCCGATCCGAGACGATGTTCTGCAGGGTGATGACGTCGGTCTCGCCGCGGAAAGGGTGCTTCCCGGTAGTCAGCTGGTACAGGATGATCCCCAGCGCAAATACGTCGCTGCGCCTGTCGATGTCTCGCCCGAGGGCCTGCTCCGGCGACATGTAGGGCGGCTTTCCCTTGATCTGCCCCGCGTTGGTGTTCTCTGCGGTGCGTCCCGCCGCCTTGGCCACGCCGAAGTCGACGATCTTCACGACGCCGTCGTAGGTGATGAGCAAATTCTGCGGCGACACGTCGCGATGCACGAGTCCCACGGGCTCCCCCGAGTCGTCCTTCAGCTCATGCGCGGCATGAAGTCCCGACGCGGCTTCCGCGACGATCTTGACGGCGATTGGGCGCGGAATGCCGTCCGTCTTCGCGGCCGCGCGCCGAATCGAACTGAGCGGTTCCCCATCCACCCACTCCATCACCAAGTAGAGCAAGTCGTCTTGCTCACCGAGGTCCATGATCTCGACGACGTTTGGGTGACGAATGCGTGAGCACAGCTGCGCTTCGTCCAAAAACATCTGCTCGAAGTGGGGGTCGTCGCTGATGGTAGGCAGCATCGTTTTGACGGCCACGGTCTTCGAGAAGCCGCGCGACCCCTTCAAACGTGCAGCCCACACGGCCGCCATGCCCCCCTGTGCGATGGGCACGAGGAACTCGTAGCGCCCGACGGTCTGGCCAGGCTGAATCTCCCCGAGCGTTCTCATCGGTCCATTACGGTGCGCGCAGCCTGGCAGAGCCTGGCCGCGCGTTCAAGCGGTCTCCTTGTCCCACACTGTAGGTATGTAGAGCATAGCACGGTGGCGGCAGGCATGCCGTCACACCACCCGTACGCACCCGCCGCGGCGAGGATCTCCTGCGCCGCCCAGGGACTGCCCATCCACCCAAGCCACGTGAACGCCGCCAAAGTACATGTTTGGACTCTCGAACACGACGGGATCTTTGGGGAATGCACCGAGGAGAGCGGCCTCGGCCTCGGCCTGTAGCCCGGACCGCTCGTAGGCGATGCGTGCGCCGCCGTCCGGGTGGCGATCCACGTGCAACCGGGGAGCGACGACCGCCTCGTGCGCTGGCAGCTGTTGGCCCAAGGTCAAGTGCACCACCTGGAGAATCGCGTTGCGCAGGCGATTCGATCCACCACTGCCCAGCACCCACGCCCGATCTCCAGAGCGCACGAGAGTCGGCGCCATCATCGTGGAGAGCGCGCTGCCCGGCGGATCGTGATGGAACCCTCGGGGGTGGATGTCCTCTTCACCGAGCAGGTTGTTGGCGATGATGCCCGTGCCTGAGAGCACGCAGCCGCAGCCTTCGCCGTTCGTCAGCGTGAGTGACACGAGCAACCCATCGCGATCTGCTGCGCTCAAATGTGTCGTGGAACCGAGATGACCGTCGGTAAAGGGTTCGGCGACCGCCGCCGCACGCAAGCTGCGCACTCGAGCCGGGTCCAGAAGTTCGCGCACGAACTCGGGATCGCGGATCTTCAAATCGAAGTCGGAGCTACGCTGCGTGAGCAGCAAGTGCTGCACTCGCGCAAGCCGTTGCACGTCCTCGGCGCGCATCGCGGCGGGTCGCGGCTCGGATTCGTCGAGCAAACACGCGCCCAGAGCGACTAGCACTCCACCCATCGAGGGAGCCGGAGGGGTGATCAGCTCGTGGGCACCGAGCTGCACGCGCAGCGGGGGTTGCAGCAACAGCGCGGCGCGCTGCACGTCCACGGGCGCTATGCGACCGCCGCGGTCGGCACCGAACTCCCTTGCCAGCGCGTCATAGAGCGAGTCAGCTGCCTTCGGCTCACGAGCCAGTAGCCGCAGGGTCTCGCCGAGTTCGGGATTGTCCAGCCTCTCGCCCGCCTTGGCCAAATGCCCGTCACGACTGATCAAGGCGTGGCACTCGGCCGTGTTCGCGAAGATGGGTTCGAGCAAAGCGTTGGCGAAGGCGATCCCCGGACTCAAACGGTAGCCGCGAGTCGCGAGCGCCGTGGCGGGCGCCACGACGTCTGAAAGCGACAGGCGGCCATGCCGCCGATGCAGCTCGAGCAAGCCGCGCAGGGCCAGCGGCACCGCCACTGCCCCGCGGCCGATGTGAAACACCTGGGTCGTGGCTCCGAAGTCCACTTCAACGTCGCTGAAGTCGATTTCGGTCGGCGTCACGGAGTCCAGCCCCGGAGCGCGGGCAAAAGCGTCCATGCAGTAGGGCGCTTCGCCGGGCGCCCAGACGGTCGCTACCGCGCCGCCGAGGG encodes the following:
- a CDS encoding gamma-glutamyltransferase, whose amino-acid sequence is MSPSSPRGVIACGDEQSAAAGAEALSAGGNAVDAVVAAAFAAFVVELPLCGPLGGAVATVWAPGEAPYCMDAFARAPGLDSVTPTEIDFSDVEVDFGATTQVFHIGRGAVAVPLALRGLLELHRRHGRLSLSDVVAPATALATRGYRLSPGIAFANALLEPIFANTAECHALISRDGHLAKAGERLDNPELGETLRLLAREPKAADSLYDALAREFGADRGGRIAPVDVQRAALLLQPPLRVQLGAHELITPPAPSMGGVLVALGACLLDESEPRPAAMRAEDVQRLARVQHLLLTQRSSDFDLKIRDPEFVRELLDPARVRSLRAAAVAEPFTDGHLGSTTHLSAADRDGLLVSLTLTNGEGCGCVLSGTGIIANNLLGEEDIHPRGFHHDPPGSALSTMMAPTLVRSGDRAWVLGSGGSNRLRNAILQVVHLTLGQQLPAHEAVVAPRLHVDRHPDGGARIAYERSGLQAEAEAALLGAFPKDPVVFESPNMYFGGVHVAWVDGQSLGGAGDPRRGGCVRVV
- a CDS encoding serine/threonine-protein kinase, with protein sequence MRTLGEIQPGQTVGRYEFLVPIAQGGMAAVWAARLKGSRGFSKTVAVKTMLPTISDDPHFEQMFLDEAQLCSRIRHPNVVEIMDLGEQDDLLYLVMEWVDGEPLSSIRRAAAKTDGIPRPIAVKIVAEAASGLHAAHELKDDSGEPVGLVHRDVSPQNLLITYDGVVKIVDFGVAKAAGRTAENTNAGQIKGKPPYMSPEQALGRDIDRRSDVFALGIILYQLTTGKHPFRGETDVITLQNIVSDRPIIPPRAYDKEYPKPLESVVMRALERDPQKRFQTAGELEAALDRVFPPSVGRVRAEDVGKFVTALLGARGEERRAALKEAIRQADERAAQRESEPALGGELGTTVAPMPSNPFVASAPLHTPLSGPERGSVSDITGAPLSYPETPFGTQTPSAPPMAKKRGGLGWVVAGLVVFLGMIAGALFVTRTFLLNDDAAAAAAPAAAPELSSTVATEPTEAVATPGAEQPKGEPEATVDLNSLAVEKNKPAAARPAAAPTKAGKPSPAAEKPAPKPEPKPEAKPEPKPKPEAKPAPKPSTGFVPPPITDPGF